From Impatiens glandulifera chromosome 7, dImpGla2.1, whole genome shotgun sequence:
CTTTCTCTCATCTCTTCGCTATTTTGGGGGGGCGTTTTCATCATATCATCCACACATACCCAATTAAGATTGTAGGTTTTTGTAAACCCAGAAACCCTTATTCTCTCCCCGCCGTCTTACTTCGGGTAAGTTGATCATCAGCACAGACAAAACCCTTATATTGTAAATCAATTATCAGTTATGTATGTTATTGTATCATTGTTTTACCGATTAAGACAAGATGAAAAACCCTATTGTTGTTTCACATCCTGTAATGGGTCTAATCTCTTTTTAGTTGGTTATCGGTTGCTTCCAGTCCTGCATTGAATATGATCGGTGTGTTAATTATCATGATCTGTCTTTTCTTTTGAGAATTTAGCTTAAGATTGATATGTAATTAAAACCCAATCTGTTTGCTGCTGGTTTCTAGCATAGGTGGAGCTGTCATGCAGCTTTATCATCATCCATATTCTTTGGATAGCCAAAAGGTGAGACTGGCTTTGGAAGAAAAGGGTATTGATTACACATCATACCATGTCAACCCTATCACAGGCAAGAACATGGACACCACATTCTTCAGGATGAACCCTTCTGCCAAACTTCCTGTTTTTCAGAATGGTTCTCAAGTAATATACAACACAATAGAGATAATCCAGTATGATCCATCACTTAACTCTTTTTATAAATCCTTCTTAATTGTatgaaataattcaaatttgattaaaaacgGTTGATTTTGCAGGTATATTGAGAGAATTGCAATTGTCTCATCTGGTGGTAATGTCTCACCAAGCAGCAGAGAGGTTGTGGATTGGATGAACAAGATACAAGAATGGAATCCTAAGTTCTTCACACTCTTCCATGTTCCAGAGAAGTATCGTGTTATTGTCTCAAAATTCTTAAGGAGAGTATTAATAGCCAGGATGGCAGAATGCCCTGAACTAGCAAGTGCCTACCATTGCAAGCTTAGAGAGGAATACGATACAGAAGAGAAGCTAAGGAATGTGGAGATTTTGAGACAGAGCGAGCAACAATTGGTTAGGCTCTTGGACGAAATGGAAACAAAACTGAACGAGAGCTCGTATTTGGTAGGGGAAGAGTTTACGATGGCTGATGTGATGTTAGTTCCTCTATTAGCACGGTTAAAGCTTCTTAATTTGGAAGAGGAGTACATCAAATGTAGGATTAATGTTTCCCAGTACTGGAATGCGGTTCAAGAGAGGCCTAGTTATAAGAAAACGATTGGTAAATACTTCAATGGATGGAGGAAGTACAAAACGTTGTTTAAAACATGGTGCTCGCTTAGGATCCGAGATATCTTGAAGAGATACTGATCAATATATATATGCTTTCCTTGGTATAAAGAATTTTAAGTTGAATTGTATAGAGTTAAGGGTTAAACACTACTTTAAATGTTCTCTTAACTGTGAGAATTGTACTTCAAATTGTGTGTGAGTTGGGGGCAATTATTATTACCCTCTCCATTTTGTTGAAAGATTTTAGGCCCACACTACCATTGCTTTTTATTATCTTGGATAGGGGGCTGCTTTTATTTACTTTGAATGTGGTATTTGAATGTTGTGAAGTATAATATAAGTTTGtgaatttatttcttataaacaAATGTGGTATTTGGATGTTGGgaagtataatataaatttgtgaatttatttcttataaacaAAAGCATGGTCAACAATATCTTAATCATGTCAATttagtttttcaaatatttatgaacaCGTGTGAAAACCACTATTATCTTAAACTAAAATCGAACCAGAAAGTGTCGTTAATTTCTTTTTAGAAGACATTATTAATGAGAATCGAAATCGATATCTAAGTTTATCCACCTGGATTCAAACATGGTATTTAAGAGAACATTTCAATTATAGATGCAACCAACCGCTCACAAAACAAGGAAACTACTTGATGGAACGAGTAATgacaaaaataagttaattaattgcATTATTCCCAGGTTTGTTTCATTAATAAACCAGTCCACATCAATGGAGGTCTGTAATTAACAACATCACAATTGTAGGTGAGATTTCCAAATCAATGAGATTGGATGAAACAATAACAGGAGTTAAATGTCAAAAGTGAGAAAGAATAGCAAAATTCCACCAAAAAGTAACAAATTGAATTGGAAATGCACATGTATTGGGGAACCATGCCTACTGCaaacaatatataaagaaattaccAGTCTATCTACTATACCTTCTCTATAATAGACCAATGACAATTCTTCTCGCAGTTTCCGTCCTAAAGATGTACTTCAATCACGGTTCTTCTTTTGATACTTACATCGGTTGGGTTTTATACACGGGGACCCTGATCTCATCCACCCCGTTTCTCTATTTATTTCTCTCAGAGACCCTGACAATGCCTTTTCTCATTCTGTTGAGCCCCAGATTTTAAGCTATCAAAGTCCATCGGTTGTTGAAACGCCTGAGATCTCTTTCCACATGCAATTTTCAAATCCGACGAAGATGCTTTATATGTGCAGTGTGGATGTTCTTTCTTGTCAAGTGAAGAAATAGGAGGTAAAGGTGGGAAAGGTTGGAAAGGAATACCGGGTGCAACAACCCAACTAATTGGCCTTTCAGCTTGTGGAAACCCAAATTGCTGTACAACTGCTAAGGGAATCCCATAAGAGACGGGAAGTCGAGAATTGAATCGTTTTTGCAGGGAAACCTTGATAAAATCCGAACATTCGGGTAATGAGAAACCGGGAGGAGCATCCACATCGATATTCATCGAACGTGAATTTTGAGGATCTTCGTGATTCGTCATTGTTTCAGGTGCCTCATCCCATCGGCTCTTACGCTTGCGAGTCCTAATCGCGTTTGTAGGACAACTTGTGCTACAAGGCACGCCATCAATAGGATTAATGGGGAGGAGGAGCTTTTGGTTGTTGTTATGTGGTGGGTCGGGTCGGGTCGAGTATCTGTTGCAGTTGGTACCCTGATTATGATGATGGTCAAGTCTGAGGTCATCATTACCATTGTTGGCGCAACTGATTTTCCTGACAGTCTTGGGGATCCACCTGTCTCGAAAGTTCCGAGCAATCTGATGAACCTGTATTTTCAATTAGATTTGTTATGTTTGACAAAATTCACAATCAAGCAAAATCtttatttgttatgttttaaaaaataataatgatctataaaataatctgatttt
This genomic window contains:
- the LOC124945218 gene encoding glutathione S-transferase TCHQD — protein: MQLYHHPYSLDSQKVRLALEEKGIDYTSYHVNPITGKNMDTTFFRMNPSAKLPVFQNGSQVIYNTIEIIQYIERIAIVSSGGNVSPSSREVVDWMNKIQEWNPKFFTLFHVPEKYRVIVSKFLRRVLIARMAECPELASAYHCKLREEYDTEEKLRNVEILRQSEQQLVRLLDEMETKLNESSYLVGEEFTMADVMLVPLLARLKLLNLEEEYIKCRINVSQYWNAVQERPSYKKTIGKYFNGWRKYKTLFKTWCSLRIRDILKRY